The following are encoded together in the Micromonospora lupini genome:
- a CDS encoding TetR/AcrR family transcriptional regulator C-terminal domain-containing protein, whose translation MRLNRDHVLNAALDLLDQVGLDQLTMRRLTTTLGVQNGATYWHFRSKQALLEAMADTLLTSVAAELDQRQPWHERIADLAGRLRKALLSRRDGARLFSGAFFPLPNALDYGETMIATLQEGGLSSRDASWAADSLTYYVVGHTIEEQLAASLPDGGTSATVRLAEAVDPQRHPHMHAALTHIPAPHHEQHFDYGLRLVIAGIRSSSSSSSSSSSSSSTTEHIRSE comes from the coding sequence ATGCGGCTCAACCGAGACCACGTGCTCAACGCAGCACTCGACCTGCTCGACCAGGTCGGCCTCGACCAACTGACCATGCGCCGCCTCACCACCACCCTGGGCGTTCAGAACGGCGCCACCTACTGGCACTTCCGCAGCAAACAAGCCCTGCTGGAGGCGATGGCCGACACCCTGCTCACCAGCGTGGCCGCCGAGCTCGACCAGCGGCAACCGTGGCACGAGCGGATCGCCGACCTCGCCGGTCGCCTACGCAAGGCACTGCTGTCCCGCCGCGACGGCGCCCGACTGTTCTCCGGCGCCTTCTTCCCCCTGCCCAATGCACTCGACTACGGCGAGACCATGATCGCGACCCTGCAAGAAGGCGGACTGTCCAGCCGGGACGCCTCCTGGGCGGCCGACTCGCTGACCTACTACGTCGTCGGCCACACCATCGAAGAGCAACTCGCCGCAAGCCTTCCTGACGGCGGCACATCCGCCACCGTCAGGCTCGCCGAGGCTGTCGACCCGCAACGCCATCCGCACATGCACGCCGCGCTTACTCACATTCCTGCCCCACACCACGAGCAGCACTTCGACTACGGCCTCCGCCTGGTCATCGCAGGCATCCGCAGCAGCAGCAGCAGCAGCAGCAGCAGCAGCAGCAGCAGCAGCACAACGGAACACATCCGAAGCGAATGA